In Acipenser ruthenus chromosome 6, fAciRut3.2 maternal haplotype, whole genome shotgun sequence, the following proteins share a genomic window:
- the LOC117411555 gene encoding dynein light chain Tctex-type 1 translates to MTPLEGLHVTAVRMRSKWSTGSTFSNNMEEFQTGEETTFVVDEISTIIKESVEGAIGGNAYQHSRVNQWSTNVVEQCLSQLTKLGKPFKYIVTCIIMQKNGAGLQTASSCFWDNSTDGSCTVRWENKSMYCIVSVFGLAL, encoded by the exons ATGACCCCTTTGGAAGGGTTGCATGTAACAGCTGTGCGCATGCGCAGTAAGTGGAGCACGGGAAGCACCTTCAGTAACAACATGGAAGAGTTTCagactggagaggag ACTACCTTTGTTGTTGACGAAATTAGCACCATCATCAAAGAG TCAGTTGAAGGTGCTATTGGAGGAAATGCTTACCAGCATAGCAGAGTAAACCAGTGGTCAACAAATGTGGTGGAGCAGTGCCTAAGTCAACTGACAAAACTGGGCAAACCTTTTAAATATATCG TGACTTGTATTATCATGCAGAAGAATGGTGCAGGGCTTCAAACTGCTAGTTCCTGCTTCTGGGACAATTCCACTGATG GAAGCTGCACTGTGAGATGGGAGAATAAATCTATGTACTGTATTGTCAGTGTATTTGGACTAGCTTTATAA